In Desulfobacter hydrogenophilus, the genomic stretch TGTTTGAGTTTTTCCAGATCCTGGAGCGGTTCATCCCGGTATGTCAGGGACTCAAAAGGGCCCACCACCGAACCAAAGATCATGGCTGCCATCACATAGGGATCCGCATCCATAAACTGTCCCTGGCGCATGCCCTCCCGACAGACATTGACCAGAGGGATAATAACGACATCCATGCGCTCTGTGACGGCATCAGCGGCCGAACGCTGACTCTGGATAAATTTAAAATAAAGTGGGTATTCCCTCTGGAAATCAAACACATTACCCACAAATGCGTATATTTTTTCCATGGGCGGGATATTTTTTTTAAATATTTTGCTTGATCCCTTCTTAATAGGGGTTATCACAGCCTCATGGACATAATTGAGCAGGTCTTTTTTGTTTTTAAAATAATTGTACAAGGTTCCTTTAGACACACCGCATCTGGCCGCCACTTGATCCATGGTAATGGATGTGCCTTCCTGGATCATTGCCAGCACGGTTTTGACCACTTGCCCCTTGAGCAGACGGTTCATCATCTCTTTTCTTTTGGTGGGCAAATTCATTTAATGTTTCCTTGGGTTGTCCCCGGCAGCATGTCTGTGGGAAAAATAAAAAACATTTTCTGACTACACCGTCTAAAAAATTGACCAGATAGTCAGAAAATGACTTTCGAGTATAATAAAAATGAGGATCGCTTCTGTCAAGACCGTTTTTTTAGGGGCCTGCCATTCAACCTTTAATGCGCCTTATATATGAACCAATATTCGGCGTGATTTCGGCCCAACTTATTTAATCTGCGGTCCTTAATGGGAACCGTCGTTATAAGGCCCTGATTAAAAACCTTTTTCAGGGCAATTTATCTTGAAAAAGTCATTTAACAATGATATCTGAAATTTATTTATATCTAAAAACTTGTTTGGTAATTAGGGGATTGAAGCGAAATCTCATGAAAATTGGGGGGAATTGGGGCCATTTTCATGAGATTGCCACCGATACATCAATTACCAAGGCTCTAAGGGCCGACTGTTTTTATAATTTTTTTTTAAAACATATTTCAATCAAGGAGAATTCACCATGACCAAAAAATTGATATTCACGATCTTTTTGGTAATTTTTTTCGCCGCCGGCTGCACGTATCATCAAACATTCGAGAATCCGCCCCCCCCAGTTGATCCGCCTGAATCCGTGGAACCGCTTGAATCCGTAGAACCGGCGCCCGCAGTTGAAGTTAAGCCTGAACCACCGGTATCCGGGGGACCGACACACTCAATTAATCCGCCTTCTAATTACGATACGCCAGGAACAGGTGGCGGAGCCGCATTAGAAACATACTAATATTCCGCCCCCCCCCCCCCCAATTTTAAATAGTAATGAAATTTACCAAGATGATATTTTTGAATTCTTTAACTAAAATTTGTTGGCGACGCATCGTATTTATGCCGATCTGCGGCACCTTGCTTTCTATAGTATTTTTATCATCTGCGGCTGCAGGAAATAAAAAAATGATGGAAAAAATGGGAAACAATTTAATTCAGCTCAACAACGAAGTAGTTGAAACGATTATTGATGCCCAGGAAAGGAACGCCAATATTTCTTTTAAAGCTATAATCATTCAAGGGACCGATCAAAATAGGATCGTCATTGAAGAGGCAGAAATCATCCCTGGAAATAAAAAATCTGCCCAGTATTCAACCGAACCGAAAGAAGGGGGCGTCCCATCTCCTGTGACAGAGGGGTCAACGCCTGACTACAAATCGTATATCGACTACCAACATCTGGATATCCCCGAGACCGGTTCCGATTTCCAGGTGGAAACAAACGGCCGGGGAACCATGAGTCAGAATATTGATTTCCTGATGAAACAGCACCCTGAGGCACGGGTCTTTGAACTTCATAAAAAATCTATAGATGCCATTGACTGGAAAAATAATCCCAAGCCTAAGAAAGCCTTTTTATTGTTCTGGTAACGCAACCATAAACGCAGGCAGACTGTTTACTACTTAACAATTTTTTGAAGGAGTACATGCAATGAAAAAAAAAATCGCTGAACTTTTGATCAAGTCGGCACTAATTCTAACTCTTTCCATCGCTGTTGTCGGACTACCGCCCGCAATAGCAGGGAATAAAAAATTAATGACCATACAGGCAGCAAAGGTTCTTGCCGAGCGGGCCATCGTGGAAAGCGTCATAGGGCTCAAAATCAAGACCACGGAACGGGTCGAAAACATGGTCGCAACGCACCAGCGCATCGACGCTAAAACTGCAGCCAGTATCAAGGGAATCCAATATTCCGATATCGTCTATGACAAGGCCAAAGACATCGCCAAAGTGACGGCTCGCATCAACCTTGGACGGGTGACAACAATCATTGGAAAAAGGATCAACTGGGGAGACAGAACAATTGAACGCGTGGCTTTTGCCACATCAACCGAAGCCAATGCAGGACCATTGAAAGCGCTCAGGGCAGCTGAGCTGGATGCATATAGTCAGCTGGCCAAACAGATTGTCGGTTTCAATCTTCAAAGCAAAACCTCGGTTGAAAACTACA encodes the following:
- a CDS encoding TetR/AcrR family transcriptional regulator, with amino-acid sequence MNLPTKRKEMMNRLLKGQVVKTVLAMIQEGTSITMDQVAARCGVSKGTLYNYFKNKKDLLNYVHEAVITPIKKGSSKIFKKNIPPMEKIYAFVGNVFDFQREYPLYFKFIQSQRSAADAVTERMDVVIIPLVNVCREGMRQGQFMDADPYVMAAMIFGSVVGPFESLTYRDEPLQDLEKLKQEIVRFLDKCILKEQERSS